TGCACTGTGTGTTCTGTGAACTACCTGTCCACCTCCGAGACTGTCCGGAATCAGCTGGACCTGCCGCACCAGAAAATGTTCCGGATGATCCTGACCCGCCAGTGAGTAAATGGAACTCTGCTGTCACATTCAACTGTTGTTTCGCCGGCTGCGTATGATAGCCTTTACATGACTGTAATGACCCTCCCTTTAATGCGTAACTAATTGGAGCTACATGTTCATTTCAGGTACGCCTGTGACATCCGTGTCATTCGCCTGCTGCGTGACCGGACTCTCGGGAACAGTCCAGCACGTCTGGTGAAGCAGCTGAAGGAGAACCATGGGGAGGAATGGCTGAACAGGTTGGCACACTATCTTGGGGAGTGTGCTGAGTTTGTTGGCCGGCCAAGCCTCTTCCCAGTGGTGTGCCAGGATCCCCCAGAGCCCATTGATGTGCCCACCAGTCGCTGGCTGCTGACGGTCTATGGCAGGGACATCCTCTCTCGCCTGGACCATATTAAAGCCAGCATCACATCAACGTTTGGCTCCATCTTAAAGATGGACTCAACCAAacaggtaataataatacatgtgtaCAGTGTAGTTAATCTATATACTCTTGCTCCTGTAGATAGTCTCaaattttacagatttttttaacaTCGCTATTGTGAAATTCCAGATCACAAAGAAGCTGGCTGGCCATGCCAAGGGGACTGGTCTCTGGGTCACCTCCATTGGAACGAGGTTGGCCAGATCGTGACCAGTGTGGTGACAGTGCAGGAGGGGCCAGGACTGGACAGGATGGTGGCAGGAGTGATGGAGCGGTACCGCCTTGCAGCTGTCGCACCCCCACTGCTGCTGTATGTGGACTGTAACTGCTGCATCAGTGAGGGGTCCACCACGCTGCAGAACAGGTTTGGGGAGTGGCCAGACCTCCAAATACGGCTGGACATCTGGCACTTCATGCGGAGGCTGGCTGTTGGTGTACCACCGACGCCCATCCCCTCTACCCCACCTTCATGAGCTGCCTCTCTGCCTGCATTTTTGAGTGGGATGCAGGGGACCTCTCTCTGTTGCATCAGGCAAAGAGAGAGCAGCTCAGGCAGGAAGGTGTGCCAGCCATTACTGATGCTGCGGTGGATGCCAGGATCAGTAAGAGGGAGCTGAGCCAGTACTGCCGCAGGAGGACGCGCGGCGTGGAGGCCACCATCAGCCTCATTGGGCGGCTGCTGCAGCAACTGGGCGGGACCAATGGGAATGACCTGATGGGGGTGCCACTGCTGGACCAGGTGCGCATGGAGCACATCTGGCGTGTGCAGCAACGCCACGTCAGCTGCATCCAGGACCTGCCTGGTGTGCAGCTCTACACCGAGACCGGCACCATCAGGAAGGGAGGTGTGGTCCTCACCAGCTACCGCTGTGCCAGGGGGTCCACATCCCTGGAGTCCTTCCACTGCCACCTGAACAGGTTCATTCCAGGTTGGTGTCTCCCTTATGTATATAAGCAGTCACTATGCTCTTTTATGAAAGCACTCATTAGATTGGAAAGCTAGACCTTTTTAATTgactattaatatttcattgttttcacaGGAACCAGTGCAAATGCGCTGAATTTTCAGCTCTACCTCCTGGAAGGCCTGAACAGGTGGAACCAGGACCGGGGGGCGGCGGCGGTGACCAGCAGGCCATCGTCTCTGCTCACCTACTCCGGGGATGTGACCCAGAGCGTCAACACCAACAACATAAAGGTGTTTGGCCGGGCATATGTGCCAAACTTCAGGCCACCCTCCAAATACACCGGTATGCTAATGTAATGATATCTGTCTACCTAGTGTATATGCTTGACATCATACATGAcattaatgtttattaattatgtgtgcatgcttgtttATCTGTTCTTTTTCATAGGAGAGCTGCTTGGTGTTGACTACCTCCTAAGTCAGACTGGGCAGCCCCTGAAGGTCAACCCTGACGCAGAGGAGACGGAGGACATGCTGGAGGATGTGGAGGGGGGTGAGGAAGTGGACGAGGGCATTGAGGAAGACCATATACCTGACCTCATGGTGCCAGGTCTCCTTGATAACCCAACACAGCCTATCTTCTCTCTGGCTGCTCCCTCCTCCGtggctgctgcctcctcccagcctgctgcctcctcccagcctgctcctcctccctggctgctccctcctccctggctgctgcctcctccatggctgctgctgcctcctgcaTGGCCGCTCCCATccagcctgctgcctcctccctgGCTGCAGATGTGTCTGGGGTATgttaaagcatatttatttgataataaataacatcacgtgtctttgttttgtccacACTTCACTGATCTCATATTTCTGATCCCTGTTTTTTACCAGGCCGTGGATGAGTCCGGCATGCCAGGCATGGACAGGGTGGACAGGCTGGCAAAATGCCTCGTGGAGCTGCGCAACCAGCCACTACTAACACTCAGCAACCAGCAGGTTAGGAActcttattgttttgtttttctcctctgttcCCTGACACATGTCCGcacttcaatgtttttgttttctcatgtgcTGTTCTCTCTATGTTGTCTTTCTCAGGTGGACAATATTGTCGGCCTCTGGCAGGAACTGCTTCCCTACGACCAGCAGCGGGTGGTCTTTGCCGCAAGACACCAGACCAAGCTGGCCACGGGGAGGTTCAGGAGTCCTAAGAAGAGGCAGGAGTTCACGCCGGGGGTGGAGAGCGTAAAGAGGCATGCCCTCACCACCTCTGCCCCAATTGCCCAGTGGCCAGACTGTTGCCGGCTCGTGGAGAGCATCTTCGTTAGGCTCTGTGCCATCCACCGCGGTCCCAAGAAGAAGGGGACTGGCACAGTGTCTAGGTTTGACCTCGTCCTGGAGGACTACCGCCAGATCAGGCGGCGTATTCTGGGGTCCGAGGTCATGCCGAAGACCTCCATGCAGCTGGTGGACGTGAGCCACACCACCCTGGTCCAGTGGAACAGCAAGAGGGTGCAGAGGCAGGAGACTGCGGTGGTCATGCAGGGGCTGGACCTGCCCAGTCGACTGTCTGTGGCGGCTGACCCTCTCCCCACAGCCAAAACGCGGGCCGTGTCTGCACCCCCCCAATCTGGCCCGGCTCACCAGTACCACCTGCCCAGCAGCACCGTGGGCCAAGCGAGGagaaagaccacacacacacacacacccgcagtcgccacacacacacacacacccgcagtcgccacacacacacccgcagtcgccacacacacacccgcagtcgccacacacacacacacacacccgccaCACCTGTGGCTGTGAGGCCACGTACTCCTCGGCAGCTCTTccctgctccagctccagctccaagTTCATCTCCGAAGCTGATGCTGCTGGGACCAGTAGGTGCTCAGGTGCCTGTCCTGATGGCTGCCCCACAGGCCCTGAGCTACAGCCTcatgcctcctcctcctgctcctccagtcCGCAAACTGACCCGCAGGGTACTACACAACACCTGTAAGCAGTGTAAGGAGTTTAGGACGGCAGAGACTGGACACAGCCAGTATAAAGGAAAGGTGTACTGCCCAAACATTGAAACTGTCCCAAAAGAACAGTGGCTGGaggacatgaagaaaaaaaaaaaagtttgattcaTATATTGTTCATATATGATATTGTAATAAAAGtttggttgataaaaaaatatatgcttactgtctccttttctctcctttcctcctctttttctccttttttcttcttttttctcctttttctccctttttttttcttccccctcctcttccttttttccccccccttaaCAGACTATTGTTCCCCAGCTTTGGCGCAATTGGTTAGCGCGTTCGGCTGTTAACCGAAAGGTTGGTGGTTCAAGCCCACCCAGGGACggatattttcttttcataaaatgtatttagagatgaaagctcatttaaaaaacaaaaaaacaaaattagcAACCGTTTGCAGTCTCTTAAAAGCTGTTAAGATTCCGACCTAACATTATCACGATCTACAGTAGCTACTGAGTTTTTCAAGTGTAAACCATCAGAGCCCTGACCTTGAGCCtcaaacatttgaagaaaaaaacagtagAGGATTAAATTCAAAGTCTGTGACCAAGCAGGGCAGCAGTGCAGATGAGGGTGATGACTGCAGGAGAGTTTTCATGTTCTCAGACCCAGGGATACCATATCCTATTATTTCTGATACAAGGACATACAGCAGCTGATGATATATAATAGTTAAGTTCTTACATATGCTGCTGGATTCGTGGAAGCTTGCCCTCAGCGTGTAACCTGTCTTATTCAAACAGAAAACGTCCCTGGGTGGGCTTGAACCACCAACCTTTCGGTTAACAGCCGAACGCGCTAACCAATTACTTCAAAGCTGGGGAACAATAGTCTGttaaggggggggaaaaaaggaagaggagggggaagaaaaaaaaagggagaaaaaggagaaaaagaggaggaaaggagagaaaaggggacAGTGaagcatatatttttttatcaaccaaaCTTTTATTACAATATCATATATGAACAATATAtgaatcaaacttttttttttttcttcatgtcctCCAGCCACTGTTCTTTTGGGACAGTTTCAATGTTTGGGCAGTACACCTTTCCTTTATACTGGCTGTGTCCAGTCTCTGCCGTCCTAAACTCCTTACACTGCTTACAGGTGTTGTGTAGTACCCTGCGGGTCAGTTTGCGgactggaggagcaggaggaggaggaggaggaggaggcatgaGGCTGTAGCTCAGGGCCTGTGGGGCAGCCATCAGGACAGGCACCTGAGCACCTACTGGTCCCAGCAGCATCAGCTTCGGAGATGAActtggagctggagctggagcagggAAGAGCTGCCGAGGAGTACGTGGCCTCACAGCCACAGGTGtggcgggtgtgtgtgtgtgtgtggcgactgcgggtgtgtgtgtggcgactgcgggtgtgtgtgtggcgactgcgggtgtgtgtgtgtgtgtggcgactgcgggtgtgtgtgtgtgtgtggtctttctCCTCGCTTGGCCCACGGTGCTGCTGGGCAGGTGGTACTGGTGAGCCGGGCCAGATTGGGGGGGTGCAGACACGGCCCGCGTTTTGGCTGTGGGGAGAGGGTCAGCCGCCACAGACAGTCGACTGGGCAGGTCCAGCCCCTGCATGACCACCGCAGTCTCCTGCCTCTGCACCCTCTTGCCTCTGCACCCTCTTGCTGTTCCACTGGACCAGGGTGGTGTGGCTCACGTCCACCAGCTGCATGGAGGTCTTCGGCATGACCTCGGACCCCAGAATACGCCGCCTGATCTGGCGGTAGTCCTCCAGGACGAGGTCAAACCTAGACACTGTGCCAGTCCCCTTCTTCTTGGGACCGCGGTGGATGGCACAGAGCCTAACGAAGATGCTCTCCACGAGCCGGCAACAGTCTGGCCACTGGGCAATTGGGGCAGAGGTGGTGAGGGCATGCCTCTTTACGCTCTCCACCCCCGGCGTGAACTCCTGCCTCTTCTTAGGACTCCTGAACCTCCCCGTGGCCAGCTTGGTCTGGTGTCTTGCGGCAAAGACCACCCGCTGCTGGTCGTAGGGAAGCAGTTCCTGCCAGAGGCCGACAATATTGTCCACCTGAGAAAGACAACATAGAGAGAACAgcacatgagaaaacaaaaacattgaagtgCGGACATGTGTCAGGgaacagaggagaaaaacaaaacaataagagTTCCTAACCTGCTGGTTGCTGAGTGTTAGTAGTGGCTGGTTGCGCAGCTCCACGAGGCATTTTGCCAGCCTGTCCACCCTGTCCATGCCTGGCATGCCGGACTCATCCACGGCCTGGTAAAAAACAGGGATCAGAAATATGAGATCAGTGAAGTgtggacaaaacaaagacacgtgatgttatttattatcaaataaatatgctttaacATACCCCAGACACATCTGCAGCcagggaggaggcagcaggctggATGGGAGCGGCCAtgcaggaggcagcagcagccatggaggaggcagcagccagggaggagggagcagccagggaggagacagcagccagggaggagggagcaggctgggaggaggcagcaggctgggaggaggcagcagccaCGGAGGAGGGAGCAGCCAGAGAGAAGATAGGCTGTGTTGGGTTAACAAGGAGACCTGGCACCATGAGGTCAGGTATATGGTCTTCCTCAATGCCCTCGTCCACTTCCTCACCCCCCTCCACATCCTCCAGCATGTCCTCCGTCTCCTCTGCGTCAGGGTTGACCTTCAGGGGCTGCCCAGTCTGACTTAGGAGGTAGTCAACACCAAGCAGCTCTCCTATGAAAAAGAACAGATaaacaagcatgcacacataattaataaacattaatgTCATGTATGATGTCAAGCATATACACTAGGTAGACAGATATCATTACATTAGCATACCGGTGTATTTGGAAGGTGGCCTGAAGTTTGGCACATATGCCCGGCCAAACACCTTTATGTTGTTGGTGTTGACGCTCTGGGTCACATCCCCGGAGTAGGTGAGCAGAGACGATGGCCTGCTGGTCACCGCCGCCGCCCCCCGGTCCTGGTTCCACCTGTTCAGGCCTTCCAGGAGGTAGAGCTGAAAATTCAGCGCATTTGCACTGGTTCCtgtgaaaacaatgaaatattaatagtcAATTAAAAAGGTCTAGCTTTCCAATCTAATGAGTGCTTTCATAAAAGAGCATAGTGACTGCTTATATACATAAGGGAGACACCAACCTGGAATGAACCTGTTCAGGTGGCAGTGGAAGGACTCCAGGGATGTGGACCCCCTGGCACAGCGGTAGCTGGTGAGGACCACACCTCCCTTCCTGATGGTGCCGGTCTCGGTGTAGAGCTGCACACCAGGCAGGTCCTG
This Eleginops maclovinus isolate JMC-PN-2008 ecotype Puerto Natales chromosome 11, JC_Emac_rtc_rv5, whole genome shotgun sequence DNA region includes the following protein-coding sequences:
- the LOC134871613 gene encoding uncharacterized protein LOC134871613 produces the protein MSCLSACIFEWDAGDLSLLHQAKREQLRQEGVPAITDAAVDARISKRELSQYCRRRTRGVEATISLIGRLLQQLGGTNGNDLMGVPLLDQVRMEHIWRVQQRHVSCIQDLPGVQLYTETGTIRKGGVVLTSYRCARGSTSLESFHCHLNRFIPGTSANALNFQLYLLEGLNRWNQDRGAAAVTSRPSSLLTYSGDVTQSVNTNNIKVFGRAYVPNFRPPSKYTGELLGVDYLLSQTGQPLKVNPDAEETEDMLEDVEGGEEVDEGIEEDHIPDLMVPGLLDNPTQPIFSLAAPSSVAAASSQPAASSQPAPPPWLLPPPWLLPPPWLLLPPAWPLPSSLLPPPWLQMCLGPWMSPACQAWTGWTGWQNASWSCATSHY